A region from the Drosophila ananassae strain 14024-0371.13 chromosome 2L, ASM1763931v2, whole genome shotgun sequence genome encodes:
- the LOC6500594 gene encoding insulin-like receptor isoform X2, which produces MLEIQKQHHNMFNMKRQTKSKLKLQKIQEIYLKSEAPTTTTTGGGEGGATNEVLATATTTTRGVAAAGEATRTLSNICVLCRQRMSSGTCCYRQAVEEEAVDSPPTSSSRESSFRAQSSGYCSKLLAVVQLKFEPFLKRMAFFIGTFHKRRRREQRQQQQQHTRFLNFTKFLLLLQALAAAATTRLTSCRNNNNNNNNNNNKNNNQQQLASNHATSQLQSRRQQKHQFCNNYNNHMVMMRFAALAFICELLLMNVVAAMVYEQTQRLQHQQLQLPGPPDDLSDRLEVLRDKIRLERAATAASQPNQPMRLSRDEYPCKSMDIRNTADSVNYLANCTKIEGFLLISLIDAPQIITGTFPLLTEVTEFIIVYRVWGLESLAQLFPNLSVIRGNALFDGYSLMVHSNPNLKYVGLTKLRSITNGGVRIEKNANLCYANTIDWLHIMADNATAWDVAVVNGDLSSCEACPVKSRSGGSDDTGISCKQYPGKKSYCWNSNSCQTICPERCRDNCIDENTCCSKSCLAGCVRDSNGNESCIRCRHVSVNNTCVDSCPPNYFRYEQRCVTAEMCLKMGTKFENAELPLVPFQGVCSTRCPLGYELKNKTCVKCINSCEKECPATLIDSLVRAREFHGCTVINGGKDMPLTISIKREGDSHVMEALEYGFSAVHTIKGSLKVHLTYGLTSLRFFQSLREITGETLQDDLFALYVLENNDLEEIWAPNQTVFIRNGGVFFHFNRRLCVATINTLLPMLASKPPFFNKSDVATDSNGNRGTCGTSPLQARVVRVNAKAASVWVNKDMISEGEKENSTATIVFKDPRAFIGFQFLHALDPHGNITKSSDQPCDDTWTVSAPTKDGQYIFDNLRPYTNYAFYVRTMAISSETTNGQSDIIRFRTDPSQPSQVRNVEAVSNSDTTIDITWNPPSFPYGEMSHYEVVIKLINDTNENLTRNYCKDPITKYTDDDPKPKPALPEKVLDTDNGKCDCENKRKTGGAQEYDDRKIHVGIEFENALQNFVYVRKTVPSDKKGSNGTAKGSASDMAALESNAIGGNVRRKREIDLELESEMMDIHSSFLLRHVRSTRKSGLKFFPTDTKKAHNETSKMSANKKFYEIFVGKVPANQTFFTFLQLHHFTQYEIYVYACRKEIQDKNDSEPLCSHANEIYWKTKKKDDADTVTDLNVELGNANNTRPAVKVFWKPPADPNGQIISYDLEYTLLGEGQEQTKCISASDYNNLTEGYELKLTEGEYSFRVRANTFAGYGMYTKLAYQKVPSPQSFVKHLIWILCITVVLVATALVLALRSLRAKKRPNELHINTEVNPFYASMQYVPDSWEVSRELILQLAPLGQGSFGMVYEGILKSFADGVDRECAIKTVNEHATDRERTNFLSEASVMKEFDTNHVVRLLGVCSRGQPALVVMELMKKGDLKSYLRAHRPEERDEAMMTYLQRIGVTGNVQPPTYGRIYRMAMEIADGMAYLAAKKFVHRDLAARNCMVADDLTVKIGDFGMTRDVYETDYYRKGSKGLLPVRWMAPESLRDGVYSSASDVFSFGVVLWEMATLAAQPYQGLSNEQVLRFVIDGGVMERPENCPDLLHRLMERCWRHRSSARPSFLDIIGYLEGHCPETDFKEVSFYHSPAGQSHREKEQKERSQMDALATVPIDQDQQDGDQQEDATTPLRVGDFQDFKSNMEHNSSLDQPAESPIAMVNDNSTHSPFSLNSRFISSSTPDGQTVMPTAFHNLPASQGDDAAPYVLPDADALGEERGYEIYDPSPVYNDLPTSRSGSTGGGGGKLSGEQNLLPKKYRQPVVVMSSSVPDDVIGGSSLQPSTASAASSNASSHTGRYPSLKRVVADTFRNKANMFNRHLFNHKRTGSNASHKSNASNAPSTSSNSNLTSYPVAMGNLGTIESGGSGSAGSYTGTPRFYTPMATPVGGGLAISDNPNYKLLDESMGSEQATVLTTSSPNPNYEMMHPTEAMISDNPNYVAMNEPPVQMAGVTISHNPNYQPMQAPLHNRQTSSDEDNEDEDEEEEEDDEDEDVHVEHIKMERMPLSRPTSQRTNYSRTPGSRSRSSSQTRRSPTNPNSGSGGGGGASANNIRKENWLRQQSTARPPPPNGFIGREA; this is translated from the exons atgctaGAAATACAGAAACAACACCACAATATGTTCAATATGAAACGGCAAACGAAAAGCAAATTAAAGTTGCAAAAAATtcaagaaatttatttaaaaagtgaggctccaacaacaacaacaacaggaggaggagaaggaggagcaACTAATGAGGTattagcaacagcaacaacaacaacaagaggagtagcagcagcaggagaagCAACAAGAACGCTTAGCAACATTTGTGTCTTGTGCCGGCAGAGGATGTCGTCGGGAACATGTTGCTATCGGCAAGCAGTGGAAGAAGAAGCAGTAGACTCCCCTCCCACAAGCAGTTCGCGAGAAAGCAGTTTTCGCGCCCAAAGCAGTGGATACTGTTCAAAACTATTAGCCg ttgttcaattaaaatttgagCCCTTCCTCAAGCGCATGGCATTTTTTATTG GCACCTTCCACAAGCGACGTCGACGagagcagcggcaacaacaacaacagcacaCAAGATTtctaaattttacaaaattccTATTGCTGTTACAAGCACTAGCAGCAGCTGCAACAACAAGACTGACATCAtgccgcaacaacaacaacaacaacaacaacaacaataacaaaaacaacaaccagCAACAATTAGCAAGTAATCATGCCACATCACAACTTCAATCAAGAAGGCAACAAAAACATCAATTTTGTAATAATTACAATAATCATATGGTGATGATGAGATTTGCCGCTTTGGCATTCATCTGCGAGCTACTGCTCATGAATGTGGTGGCAGCCATGGTCTACGAGCAGACCCAGAGGTTGCAGCATCAACAGTTGCAACTCCCAGGGCCACCAGACGATCTATCCGATAGACTGGAAGTCCTGCGCGACAAAATACGATTAGAAAgagccgccaccgccgccagcCAACCGAACCAACCGATGCGATTGTCAAGAGATGAATACC CTTGCAAATCAATGGACATACGGAATACAGCCGATTCTGTCAACTATCTGGCCAATTGCACCAAGATCGAGGGCTTCCTACTCATATCCCTGATAGACGCACCACAAATCATAACCGGCACCTTTCCCCTTCTCACGGAGGTCACCGAGTTCATTATCGTGTATCGGGTGTGGGGCCTCGAATCCCTGGCCCAACTCTTTCCCAACCTGAGTGTTATTCGTGGGAATGCGTTGTTCGACGGCTACTCGCTGATGGTCCACTCCAATCCGAACCTCAAGTACGTCGGTCTGACCAAGCTCCGGTCGATCACCAACGGAGGAGTAAGGATCGAGAAGAATGCGAATCTTTGTTACGCAAACACCATCGATTGGTTGCACATTATGGCGGATAATGCCACGGCCTGGGATGTGGCTGTGGTGAACGGAGATCTGAGCTCCTGCGAGGCATGTCCTGTGAAGTCCAGGTCCGGTGGCAGCGATGACACTGGGATCAGTTGTAAGCAGTACCCTGGCAAGAAGAGCTACTGTTGGAACTCCAACTCCTGCCAGACAA TTTGTCCGGAGAGGTGTCGTGATAACTGCATCGATGAGAACACCTGCTGCAGCAAGTCGTGCCTGGCCGGCTGTGTCCGGGACAGTAATGGCAACGAGAGCTGCATCCGATGCCGTCATGTCTCGGTCAACAACACCTGCGTGGACTCTTGTCCACCAAACTATTTCCGG TATGAACAGCGCTGTGTTACGGCGGAGATGTGCCTGAAGATGGGCACGAAATTCGAGAATGCAGAGCTGCCGCTGGTCCCCTTCCAGGGCGTGTGCAGCACCAGGTGTCCCCTGGGCTACGAACTGAAGAATAAGACCTGTGTCAAGTGCATCAACTCCTGTGAGAAGGAGTGCCCGGCGACCCTGATTGATAGCTTGGTCCGGGCAAGGGAGTTCCACGGCTGCACCGTCATCAACGGAGGCAAAGACATGCCCCTGACCATAAGCATCAAGCGGGAAGGAGATT CCCATGTTATGGAGGCCCTGGAGTATGGATTCTCTGCCGTGCACACTATTAAGGGCTCCCTGAAGGTTCATCTCACCTATGGACTGACCTCGCTGCGTTTCTTCCAATCCCTTCGCGAAATCACCGGCGAGACACTGCAGGACGATCTGTTTGCACTGTACGTGCTGGAGAACAATGACTTGGAGGAGATCTGGGCGCCCAATCAGACTGTGTTCATCCGGAATGGCGGCGTGTTCTTTCACTTCAACCGAAGGCTCTGTGTCGCCACCATCAACACGCTGCTGCCCATGCTGGCCAGCAAGCCGCCGTTCTTCAACAAGAGCGATGTGGCCACCGATTCGAATGGAAATCGAGGAACCTGCGGCACCTCCCCCCTGCAAGCTCGCGTCGTGAGGGTCAACGCCAAGGCGGCCAGTGTTTGGGTAAACAAGGACATGATTTCGGAGGGCGAGAAGGAGAACAGCACGGCAACGATTGTGTTCAAGGACCCGCGTGCCTTCATCGGTTTCCAGTTCCTTCACGCCCTCGATCCGCACGGCAACATCACCAAGAGCAGCGACCAGCCCTGCGACGACACCTGGACGGTCAGTGCTCCGACCAAGGATGGTCAATACATCTTCGATAATCTGCGACCATATACGAACTACGCCTTCTATGTCCGCACCATGGCCATCTCCTCGGAGACGACCAATGGCCAGAGCGACATAATTCGTTTCCGGACAGATCCCTCCCAGCCATCGCAAGTACGGAACGTGGAGGCAGTTTCCAACTCGGACACTACAATT GATATCACTTGGAACCCACCTAGCTTTCCCTACGGCGAAATGAGCCACTACGAAGTGGTCATCAAGCTGATCAACGACACCAACGAGAACCTGACCCGCAACTACTGCAAAGATC CCATTACCAAATACACTGACGACGACCCGAAACCAAAGCCTGCCCTGCCGGAGAAGGTTCTGGACACCGACAACGGAAAATGCGATTGTGAGAATAAGCGCAAGACCGGCGGCGCCCAGGAGTACGACGATCGAAAGATTCATGTGGGCATTGAGTTCGAGAATGCCCTGCAGAACTTTGTGTATGTGCGGAAGACAGTTCCGTCCGACAAGAAAGGCTCCAATGGCACAGCCAAGGGCTCTGCCTCcgatatggcagctttagagTCGAACGCCATCGGCGGAAATGTTCGTCGCAAAAGAGAAATCGATCTTGAGCTGGAATCCGAGATGATGGATATCCACAGCAGCTTCCTTCTCAGGCATGTCCGGTCCACACGAAAGTCGGGACTGAAGTTCTTCCCGACGGATACGAAGAAAGCCCACAACGAAACGAGCAAGATGTCGGCGAACAAGAAGTTCTATGAGATATTCGTGGGCAAGGTGCCGGCCAATCAGACGTTCTTCACGTTCCTACAGCTCCATCACTTCACCCAGTACGAGATCTATGTGTATGCCTGCCGCAAGGAGATCCAGGACAAGAACGATTCCGAGCCACTCTGCAGTCACGCCAACGAGATCTATTGGAAGACAAAGAAGAAGG ATGACGCGGACACTGTTACGGATTTGAATGTGGAACTGGGGAATGCCAACAATACAAGGCCGGCGGTTAAGGTGTTCTGGAAGCCCCCAGCCGATCCCAATGGCCAGATCATCTCCTACGACCTGGAGTATACGCTGCTGGGCGAGGGTCAGGAGCAGACCAAGTGCATCTCCGCCTCAGATTACAACAATCTGACCGAGGGCTATGAACTGAAGCTCACCGAGGGCGAGTACAGTTTCCGAGTGCGGGCCAATACCTTCGCTGGATATGGAATGTACACTAAACTGGCCTACCAGAAGGTGCCG TCGCCGCAAAGCTTTGTAAAGCACCTGATCTGGATACTGTGCATCACTGTGGTGCTAGTGGCCACCGCTCTGGTGCTCGCCCTGCGTTCCCTGCGCGCCAAGAAGCGGCCCAACGAACTGCACATCAACACGGAGGTGAATCCCTTCTATGCCAGTATGCAGTATGTGCCGGACAGCTGGGAGGTGTCGCGTGAACTCATCCTCCAGCTGGCACCACTGGGCCAGGGATCCTTCGGCATGGTGTACGAGGGCATCCTCAAGTCGTTTGCCGATGGCGTGGATCGTGAGTGTGCCATCAAGACGGTGAACGAGCATGCCACGGATCGGGAGCGAACCAACTTCCTCAGCGAGGCCAGTGTCATGAAGGAGTTCGACACGAATCATGTGGTCCGCCTCCTGGGCGTCTGTTCGCGCGGCCAGCCGGCACTGGTGGTCATGGAGCTGATGAAGAAGGGCGATCTCAAGTCGTATCTGCGCGCCCATCGCCCCGAGGAGCGGGATGAGGCTATGATGACATATCTGCAGCGTATCGGTGTCACCGGCAATGTCCAGCCGCCGACGTACGGCAGGATCTATCGAATGGCCATGGAGATTGCCGACGGCATGGCCTACTTGGCGGCCAAGAAGTTCGTCCATCGTGATCTTGCCGCTCGTAACTGCATGGTAGCCGACGATCTGACCGTCAAAATTGGAGACTTTGGCATGACGCGGGACGTCTACGAGACGGACTACTATCGGAAGGGTAGCAAGGGCCTCCTGCCCGTGAGATGGATGGCGCCGGAGAGCTTGCGAGACGGTGTCTACTCCAGTGCCAGTGACGTGTTCAGTTTCGGTGTGGTCCTGTGGGAGATGGCCACTTTGGCGGCCCAACCATATCAGGGTCTGTCCAACGAGCAGGTCCTGCGCTTCGTCATCGACGGAGGAGTGATGGAGAGACCGGAGAACTGTCCCGACCTGTTGCATCGTCTGATGGAGCGGTGCTGGCGGCATAGATCTTCGGCCAGGCCCAGTTTCCTGGACATTATTGGTTACCTCGAGGGTCACTGCCCCGAAACGGACTTTAAGGAGGTCTCCTTCTACCACTCGCCGGCTGGGCAGTCGCACCGCGAAAAGGAGCAGAAGGAGCGCAGCCAAATGGATGCTCTGGCGACGGTACCGATCGATCAGGATCAACAGGACGGCGACCAGCAGGAGGATGCCACAACGCCGTTGCGGGTGGGCGATTTCCAGGACTTCAAGTCGAACATGGAGCACAACTCGTCGCTGGACCAGCCAGCCGAGAGTCCCATCGCCATGGTCAACGACAACTCTACGCATTCGCCCTTCAGCCTCAACTCCAGATTCATTTCGAGCAGTACGCCCGACGGCCAGACGGTGATGCCCACCGCCTTCCACAATCTGCCCGCCTCCCAGGGCGATGATGCGGCGCCGTACGTTCTACCGGATGCCGATGCCCTGGGCGAGGAGAGGGGCTACGAGATCTATGATCCCAGTCCGGTTTACAATGATTTGCCGACGAGCCGGAGTGGCAGTACgggcggtggtggtgggaAGCTGAGCGGCGAACAGAACCTGCTGCCGAAGAAGTACCGACAGCCGGTGGTGGTGATGAGCAGCTCCGTGCCGGACGACGTGATAGGAGGCTCCTCGCTGCAACCATCCACCGCCTCGGCGGCCAGCTCGAATGCCAGCTCCCACACGGGTCGCTATCCCAGCCTGAAGAGGGTGGTGGCCGACACGTTTCGGAACAAGGCCAATATGTTCAATCGCCACCTGTTCAACCACAAGCGCACTGGGAGCAATGCCAGCCACAAGAGCAATGCCTCGAATGCACCCAGCACGAGCAGTAACTCCAATCTGACCAGCTACCCGGTGGCCATGGGCAATCTGGGAACGATTGAGAGCGGCGGCAGTGGATCGGCGGGTAGCTATACGGGCACGCCTCGTTTCTACACTCCCATGGCTACGCCGGTGGGCGGTGGACTCGCCATCAGCGACAATCCCAACTACAAGTTGCTGGACGAGTCGATGGGCAGCGAACAGGCCACAGTCCTAACCACGAGCAGTCCCAATCCGAACTACGAAATGATGCATCCGACGGAGGCTATGATCAGCGACAATCCGAACTATGTGGCCATGAACGAGCCGCCGGTTCAGATGGCCGGAGTGACCATCAGCCACAATCCCAACTACCAACCGATGCAGGCGCCGCTGCACAATCGCCAGACCAGCTCCGACGAGGACAACGAAgacgaggatgaggaggaggaggaggatgacgaggacgaggacgtcCACGTAGAACACATCAAGATGGAGCGAATGCCGCTGAGTCGTCCCACATCCCAGAGGACGAACTACAGCCGAACTCCGGGATCGCGAAGTCGAAGTAGCAGCCAGACGAGACGATCGCCAACGAATCCCAACTCTGGctccggaggaggaggaggcgccTCGGCCAACAACATACGCAAGGAGAACTGGCTGAGGCAGCAGAGCACGGCGCGGCCACCGCCTCCGAACGGGTTCATCGGTCGGGAGGCGTAA